One genomic segment of Sebastes fasciatus isolate fSebFas1 chromosome 17, fSebFas1.pri, whole genome shotgun sequence includes these proteins:
- the necap1 gene encoding adaptin ear-binding coat-associated protein 1: MAAEGEYESILCVKPEVNVYRIPPRASNRAYRAADWKLDTPDWSGRMRVTAKGQVAFIKLEDKISGELFAQAPIKEYPGAAMETVSDSSRYFVLRIQDDNGRSAFIGVGFGDRGDAFDFNVALQDHFKWVKQENEFSKNAQLGDSGPKLDLGFKEGQTITLNIGQGKKRDKPRPQGSGGFGLLPPPPGGKIAPPPLSGSSNHNIVPQTGDMATGCLLELDSSNSNTVLQSNPSSDLWGDFSAPASSVPPPSPPQNAGNWIQF; encoded by the exons ATGGCGGCCGAGGGCGAGTACGAGTCGATCCTGTGCGTGAAGCCCGAAGTCAACGTCTACCGCATCCCGCCGAGAGCCTCAAACCGGGCATACAG GGCAGCGGACTGGAAGCTGGATACTCCAGACTGGTCTGGTAGAATGAGGGTCACAGCCAAGGGCCAAGTGGCATTCATCAAACTGGAGGACAAGATCTCAG GGGAGCTGTTTGCCCAGGCACCAATCAAGGAGTATCCCGGTGCTGCGATGGAAACGGTCAGCGACTCCAGCCGATACTTTGTTCTGCGGATACAGGATGATAACG GTCGCAGTGCTTTCATAGGAGTTGGCTTCGGGGACCGAGGGGACGCTTTTGATTTCAACGTGGCTTTGCAGGACCATTTCAA ATGGGTGAAACAGGAGAATGAATTCAGTAAAAACGCCCAGCTCGGGGATTCAGGACCAAAACTGGACTTGGGTTTTAAAGAGGGACAGACCATCACACTCAACATAGGG CAAGGTAAAAAGAGGGATAAACCCCGCCCACAAGGTTCAGGAGGGTTTGGactcctcccaccaccacctGGAGGCAAGATAGCCCCGCCTCCTTTGTCCGGCTCATCCAATCACAACATAGTCCCCCAGACGGGAGACATGGCAACAG GCTGCCTGCTGGAGCTGGACAGTAGTAACTCTAACACAGTGCTTCAGTCAAACCCTAGTTCAGATCTTTGGGGAGACTTCTCCGCTCCTGCAAG